Below is a genomic region from Verrucomicrobiia bacterium.
ACGAAACGAAATTTCAGCAGGCCATCATCGGAATCGTTGAAAAGCAGGTGGGGAAGGAACGGACGGAAAAGATTGTTGAGCTTTTCGGGAATCAGGTGGAATAGAGTTTCTTAAGGGCGGGAGGATGGTGGTTTTGTCAAAAAGGGAGGGGAAAGGGGACACAATATATTGTGCCCCTACGAACCTGCTTTAATAGGGGAATTGTCTGCTTGTTTCCCTGTACTCACACCACTGACAAGAGGGTGATGGGTCGGGTGGAAGAGGTTGGTCCAGAACTGCAAGCACGTCAGCAAGGAAATCTAAAAAAGCGTTGTCGTCCCGAGGAAGCTCAACCCAAGTAAGGCTGCCTGATAATGATGCAGTGCCGCCTGATGCGTTCGAAAAGAGCGAAGGTTCAAACATCAAAAGCCCCAGTTTAGATACCGGGTTCAATCCAAACCTGCCTTCTGCAGGGTTTTCCAAAGCATATGCGTAGGCATGGAGTTGACGAGCATAGTTTGAAACGTGCTCCGGTTTAACTTGAGAAGTTTTGAAGTCGATAACTCCAAAGCTATTGTCATCAAATCTAACGACAGTGTCGAAATTTCCACGAATAAAACAGGGAGTCGAAAACCCTTTGATTGAAATTGGCAGGGACTCAACACGTTTCCCTGCGTGTTCTATTATTCCGTTTGGCATGTTTGTTGAAATCGCTTCGGTTCGTTTACCCATAAAATGGTCTTTCATCTGGGAATCTATAATGGTAAAGACCTTTGGCATAATCATTTTTGGTCGCAGAAATCCGCCAACGGCCTTCAAATAAAAACACCGCCTACATTCTTGCCAAAGAAATCCGAAATCGGAGGGAGCAAGTTTCCAGCCGTTTCGTTCCATTTTCTTGTCCTACAATATAAGAATAAGGGCAGGCACGGAGGCCTGCCCCTACAAATGCTCTCCGGATTTCATCTTGACATTCCCCAAAAACTGCCTATTTTATGGGGCTTTGGAATCGGAAAAACGATGACCTATATGAAGACCTATATACCGAGGCAATCGGAAATTGAGAAGAAGTGGTACGTGGTGGACGTCGGCGGAGCCGTGTTTGGCCGGGCGATTACCAAAATTGCCACCCTTTTGCGCGGCAAGGGGAAACCGATGTTCACCCCGCATATGGACACGGGGGATTTTGTCATCGTTCTAAACGCCGACAAAATCCGGCTGACCGGGAAAAAGGAGAAGGTGAAAACCTATTTCCACTACACCGGCTACCCGGAAGGGGCGCGGTTCAAAACCTTTGACAAATTCCGGGATGAAAAGCCGGAGGAGCTTATCCGCCAGGGGGTGCGGGGGATGCTGCCCAAAAACAAATTGGGGCGGAAGTTAATCAACCATCTGCATGTCTATCGCGGCGCGGAACACCCCCACAAGGCGCAGAAACCGACCGTTTTGAGTTTGAGTTAAGCAGAAGAATGATTAGTTGCGATATAAACACCCCCTCCGGCCTTACGGCCTCGTCCCCCTTGGCAAGGGGGACAAAAAAGGCGGGCGTATTGCAATACGCCCCTACAAATACAAAAACAAAAAGACGGGCGGGGAGACCCCGCCCGTACAAAGACAGGGGTTGGGGATTGGAGATTAAACCACCCGGCACGGCCCGGATTCTTCGCTTTGCTCAGAATGACAGAACGATGGGAGGAGAGTTGCCCCTACAAAGGCAATTCAGGATTGAAGGGGGATTGAATTAGAATGGCAGAACTTTTAGCATCCACAGTCGGACGGCGCAAAAACGCCACGATGCGCATTTGGGTGACGCCGGGGTCGGGAATCATCAAAGTCAACAACCGGATGCTGGCGGAATATCTGGGCAAACGGCAGTCGCTGATAATGTCGGTTTTCTCGCCGCTCGAAGTGACCGGCAACATGGGGAAATACGACGTCCGGGCGCGGGCGAATGGGGGAGGAATTTCGGCGCAGGCCGAGGCGTTGCGATTGGCTTTGTCCCGCGCGCTGGCGGCCATCAACCCGGACCAGAAGAAGGCGCTGAAGACCAACGGATTTTTGACGCGCGACCCGCGGGAAGTGGAACGGAAGAAGTACGGGCTGGTGAAGGCGCGCAAACGCTACCAGTACTCCAAGCGCTAAATTTGAACCGGTTTCCGTCCCCACGGGCGGGAACCGGTTGTTGTTTATAAATACACACACCCGTTTTGCACCCGGCCCCGAGGTCTCGGGGCTTGCCGTGCGAAATAGCGGCCGGTGGGTCCCCGCAAGGGATTTTCCCCTGCGGGGCGCGGCCCGGAAAAACAGGCGTCCGGCGTCTGTCGGCTCCTGGGTGGAGGCCAAACCTAACAGCCCCCGAAAATTCGGGGTTTAGCGCCCGCCGGCTCTTTCGGCTTGGGCGCAAAGGAGTGCAATGTCTGCCATTGATTTGAAGGAAATGCTGGAGGCCGGGGTGCATTTCGGCCACCAGACCCGCCGCTGGAACCCCAAGATGAAAAAATTCATCTTCGACTCCAAAAACGGCATCTATCTCATCGACCTGGAAAAAACCGCCGCCGCCTTGCAAAAGGCGCGGGAGGTCGTCCGCCAAACCGTCGCTGCGGGCGGCAGTTTGCTTTTCGTCGGCACCAAAAAACAGGCCAAGGAGGTCATTGAGCGGGAAGCGGCGCGGGCGGGGGCGTTTTACGTCACGGAGCGCTGGCTGGGGGGGATGCTCACCAATTTTTCCACCATCAAGCAGTCCATCAAGCGTTTGAAGGATATCGAGCGGATGCAGCAGGACGGGACGCTGGAAAAAATCACCAAAAAAGAGGGCTTGGAACTGCGGCGTGAGGCGGAGAAGTTAGTCAAGGTTTTGGGCGGCATCCGGGAGATGAACCGGATTCCGCATTTGGTTTACGTCGTCGATACAAAGAAGGAAAAAATAGTCGTGGCGGAGGCGAACAAGCTGGGCATTCCGGTCATCGCCATCGTCGATACCAACTCCGACCCGGACTTGATTACCTATCCCATTCCCGGCAACGACGATTCGCTCCGGGCGATTGCCCTAATCACCAAGGAACTGGCGGACGGGGCGGTGGAGGGGCGGATGGCCTTGAAGGACAAGCAGGAGGAGGAGGCCTCCAGGCGGAAGGAGCGGGACGCGAAGGAGAAGGAGATGCGGGAGGCGCGGGAAAAGGAATTCCGGGCGGCAAAAGAGAAAGAGAAGGAAGTCAAGGCAAAATGACAACGGCAATCAGCGCGAATTTGGTAAAAGAACTTCGTGAAAAAACCGGCGCGGGGATGATGGAGTGCAAGAAGGCGCTGGAAACCGCCGGCGGGGATATGGAGAAAGCCGTCCAGACCCTG
It encodes:
- a CDS encoding PD-(D/E)XK nuclease family protein codes for the protein MERNGWKLAPSDFGFLWQECRRCFYLKAVGGFLRPKMIMPKVFTIIDSQMKDHFMGKRTEAISTNMPNGIIEHAGKRVESLPISIKGFSTPCFIRGNFDTVVRFDDNSFGVIDFKTSQVKPEHVSNYARQLHAYAYALENPAEGRFGLNPVSKLGLLMFEPSLFSNASGGTASLSGSLTWVELPRDDNAFLDFLADVLAVLDQPLPPDPSPSCQWCEYRETSRQFPY
- the rplM gene encoding 50S ribosomal protein L13; this encodes MKTYIPRQSEIEKKWYVVDVGGAVFGRAITKIATLLRGKGKPMFTPHMDTGDFVIVLNADKIRLTGKKEKVKTYFHYTGYPEGARFKTFDKFRDEKPEELIRQGVRGMLPKNKLGRKLINHLHVYRGAEHPHKAQKPTVLSLS
- the rpsI gene encoding 30S ribosomal protein S9; its protein translation is MAELLASTVGRRKNATMRIWVTPGSGIIKVNNRMLAEYLGKRQSLIMSVFSPLEVTGNMGKYDVRARANGGGISAQAEALRLALSRALAAINPDQKKALKTNGFLTRDPREVERKKYGLVKARKRYQYSKR
- the rpsB gene encoding 30S ribosomal protein S2 — translated: MSAIDLKEMLEAGVHFGHQTRRWNPKMKKFIFDSKNGIYLIDLEKTAAALQKAREVVRQTVAAGGSLLFVGTKKQAKEVIEREAARAGAFYVTERWLGGMLTNFSTIKQSIKRLKDIERMQQDGTLEKITKKEGLELRREAEKLVKVLGGIREMNRIPHLVYVVDTKKEKIVVAEANKLGIPVIAIVDTNSDPDLITYPIPGNDDSLRAIALITKELADGAVEGRMALKDKQEEEASRRKERDAKEKEMREAREKEFRAAKEKEKEVKAK